A single genomic interval of Microbacterium sp. zg-Y1090 harbors:
- a CDS encoding CoA-transferase subunit beta, producing MTAPTTRAEVAATACSDLFRNSGTILASPIGVIPSIGARLARLTHAPDLLLSDGEAGLYADTPAVDEPFRELECLFPYRELFELIARGRRHVVMGAAQLDRHGNQNLSAIGDRDRPTRQLLGARAAATNTVNHATSYWVARHSTRVFVEQVDVVTGVGPARAAATGASRHQDLRRVVTNLAVLDLSGAGGTMALVSTHPGVTVDEVVAATGFALHLPADIPDTRLPTREERDLIRTRIDPRGLRYREVPA from the coding sequence GTGACCGCGCCGACGACCCGGGCCGAGGTGGCCGCGACGGCCTGCAGCGACCTCTTCCGAAACAGCGGCACGATCCTGGCCAGCCCCATCGGCGTGATCCCGTCGATCGGGGCGCGGCTGGCGCGCCTCACGCACGCTCCCGACCTGCTGCTCAGCGACGGTGAGGCCGGGCTCTACGCCGACACGCCCGCCGTGGACGAGCCCTTCCGGGAGCTGGAGTGCCTCTTCCCGTACCGGGAGCTGTTCGAGCTCATCGCGCGAGGACGCCGCCACGTCGTCATGGGCGCGGCGCAGCTCGATCGCCACGGCAATCAGAACCTCTCGGCGATCGGCGACCGCGACCGCCCGACTCGTCAGCTGCTGGGCGCGCGCGCCGCAGCGACGAACACCGTGAACCACGCCACGAGCTACTGGGTGGCGCGGCACAGCACGCGGGTCTTCGTCGAGCAGGTCGACGTCGTCACCGGGGTCGGGCCCGCGCGCGCGGCGGCGACCGGGGCGTCCCGCCACCAGGACCTGCGCCGCGTGGTCACGAACCTCGCCGTCCTCGACCTGTCGGGCGCCGGCGGCACGATGGCGCTCGTCAGCACCCACCCGGGCGTGACCGTCGACGAGGTCGTCGCGGCGACCGGATTCGCGCTTCACCTGCCCGCCGACATCCCCGACACCCGTCTTCCCACCCGCGAAGAGCGCGACCTGATCCGCACCCGGATCGACCCCCGCGGCCTTCGATACCGAGAGGTACCCGCATGA
- a CDS encoding CoA transferase subunit A — MSALARAAEVAAHIDDGATIGIGGWGSRRKPLGLVRAVVRSGARDLTVVSFGGPDVGMLCATGQVSTVVHGFVSLDSIGIDPHFAAAREAGRIRTVELDEAMLVAGLRAAARRLPFEVTRAGAGSDAVTRNRGIRTVVSPYADGEELVAMPAITLDVALLHLDRADTAGNAVCTGPDLFFDDLFAGAAAKTIVSAERIVPTADLLWDAPPTTAMLNRTLTDVVVELPGGAGFTAHPPHAPRDERLQRAYADAAASPEHWRAFRERFIDVDDDAYRLAVSAFHREEAR; from the coding sequence ATGAGCGCGCTCGCCCGCGCCGCCGAGGTCGCCGCTCACATCGACGACGGCGCCACCATCGGCATCGGCGGCTGGGGCTCCCGACGCAAGCCCCTCGGCCTGGTGCGGGCGGTGGTGCGCTCCGGCGCCCGCGACCTCACGGTGGTCAGCTTCGGCGGCCCGGACGTGGGCATGCTGTGCGCGACGGGACAGGTGTCGACGGTGGTGCACGGCTTCGTCAGCCTCGACTCGATCGGCATCGATCCGCATTTCGCTGCCGCCCGCGAGGCGGGGCGCATCCGCACCGTGGAGCTCGACGAGGCGATGCTCGTCGCCGGGCTCCGCGCCGCGGCGCGTCGCCTGCCGTTCGAGGTGACCCGGGCGGGCGCAGGGTCGGATGCCGTGACGCGCAACCGCGGGATCCGCACCGTCGTCTCCCCGTACGCCGACGGCGAGGAGCTGGTGGCGATGCCCGCGATCACGCTCGACGTGGCACTGCTGCACCTGGACCGCGCCGACACGGCGGGCAACGCGGTGTGCACCGGACCGGACCTCTTCTTCGACGACCTGTTCGCCGGCGCGGCGGCGAAGACGATCGTGAGCGCGGAGCGCATCGTGCCCACGGCGGACCTGCTGTGGGACGCCCCTCCGACCACGGCCATGCTCAACCGCACCCTCACGGACGTCGTCGTCGAGCTGCCCGGCGGTGCCGGGTTCACCGCCCATCCCCCGCATGCGCCCCGCGACGAGCGCCTGCAGCGCGCGTATGCGGACGCCGCAGCCTCCCCTGAACACTGGCGGGCGTTCCGGGAGCGCTTCATCGACGTCGACGACGACGCCTACCGGCTCGCGGTGAGCGCCTTCCACCGGGAGGAAGCGCGGTGA
- a CDS encoding enoyl-CoA hydratase family protein: protein MSLSSEVRPDGVRVITMSYPPVNALPVQGWFDVAAAMREASADDATRAVVLRAEGRGFNAGVDIKEMQRIEGFSGILGANRGCYEAFKAIYECAAPVVSAVNGFCLGGGVGLVGNSDVIIAADDAYFGVPEVDRGALGAATHLSRLVPHHMLRSMYYTSRTVTAQRLAEFGSVTAVVPAAELTDAAVAFAAEIAAKDPRVIRAAKEALNGIDPIDVNRSYRHEQGYTFELNLAGVADAHRDEFVASGGSPTA from the coding sequence ATGTCCCTGAGTTCCGAGGTGCGGCCCGACGGCGTGCGCGTCATCACGATGTCCTACCCTCCGGTGAACGCCCTGCCGGTGCAAGGCTGGTTCGACGTGGCCGCGGCGATGCGCGAGGCATCCGCCGACGATGCCACGCGAGCCGTGGTCCTGAGGGCGGAAGGGCGCGGCTTCAACGCCGGCGTGGACATCAAGGAGATGCAGCGCATCGAGGGGTTCTCCGGGATCCTCGGCGCCAACCGCGGATGCTATGAGGCGTTCAAGGCCATTTACGAGTGCGCCGCGCCGGTCGTCTCCGCCGTCAACGGCTTCTGCCTCGGAGGCGGAGTGGGCCTGGTGGGCAACAGCGATGTCATCATCGCCGCCGACGACGCCTACTTCGGCGTGCCCGAGGTCGACCGCGGCGCCCTCGGCGCCGCCACGCACCTCTCCCGCCTCGTGCCCCACCACATGCTGCGGTCCATGTACTACACCAGCCGCACCGTCACGGCGCAGCGACTGGCGGAATTCGGCTCGGTCACCGCGGTGGTCCCGGCCGCCGAGCTGACCGACGCCGCCGTCGCGTTCGCCGCCGAGATCGCGGCGAAGGACCCGCGCGTCATCCGAGCGGCGAAGGAGGCGCTCAACGGCATCGACCCGATCGACGTCAACCGCAGCTACCGCCACGAGCAGGGGTACACGTTCGAGCTCAACCTGGCGGGCGTCGCCGACGCGCACCGCGACGAGTTCGTCGCATCGGGGGGATCGCCGACCGCATGA
- a CDS encoding SDR family oxidoreductase — protein MTGILEGRVAIVTGAGRGLGREHALELARQGARVVVNDLGTSLDGDGVSTGPAQDVVDVIRSEGGVAIANGSDIADYAQAGELVAQAIAEFGRLDILVNNAGFVRDRMIVNAEEDEWDAVIRVHLKGHFAPLRHASAYWRAEAKDGRMPSARVINTSSGAGLQGSVGQAAYSAAKGGIASLTLVAAQELARYGVSVNAIAPSARTRMTEGVFAAEMAAPEDGFDRMDPANVSPVVAWLASADCSITGRVLEIEGGRICLEEGWRHGPVRDVDRRWRAAEVGDAVRAMVAEAAAPEPVYGA, from the coding sequence ATGACCGGAATACTCGAGGGCCGGGTCGCCATCGTCACGGGCGCCGGGCGCGGGCTCGGGCGCGAGCACGCGCTGGAGCTGGCACGGCAGGGAGCGCGGGTCGTGGTCAACGACCTCGGAACGTCGCTCGACGGCGACGGCGTCTCCACCGGTCCCGCCCAGGACGTCGTCGACGTCATCCGCTCGGAGGGCGGCGTCGCCATCGCGAACGGGTCCGACATCGCGGACTACGCCCAGGCGGGCGAGCTCGTGGCGCAGGCGATCGCCGAGTTCGGCCGGCTCGACATCCTCGTCAACAACGCCGGATTCGTCCGCGATCGCATGATCGTGAACGCGGAGGAGGACGAGTGGGATGCCGTCATCCGCGTGCACCTCAAGGGTCACTTCGCCCCGCTTCGGCACGCGAGCGCGTACTGGCGCGCAGAGGCGAAGGACGGGCGGATGCCGTCCGCGCGCGTCATCAACACCTCCTCCGGCGCCGGGCTGCAGGGGAGCGTCGGACAGGCCGCGTACTCGGCGGCGAAGGGCGGAATCGCCTCGCTCACGCTCGTCGCGGCACAGGAGCTCGCCCGGTACGGGGTGTCGGTCAACGCCATCGCGCCGTCCGCGCGCACGCGCATGACCGAGGGAGTCTTCGCGGCGGAGATGGCCGCGCCGGAGGACGGCTTCGACCGCATGGATCCCGCGAACGTCTCGCCCGTGGTGGCGTGGCTGGCCAGCGCCGATTGCTCCATCACGGGCCGTGTGCTCGAGATCGAGGGCGGACGCATCTGCCTCGAGGAAGGCTGGCGCCACGGGCCGGTTCGCGACGTCGACCGACGCTGGCGTGCCGCCGAGGTCGGCGACGCCGTGCGGGCGATGGTGGCCGAGGCCGCTGCGCCAGAGCCGGTGTACGGCGCATGA
- a CDS encoding MaoC/PaaZ C-terminal domain-containing protein, which translates to MSAAEWAGRELGTRTVGYDADDAILYALAVGASADDLDLVFEDRLRVLPTFGLTLAQWAPDVLADAGAFDDRALHGTQTLVVHRPLPAAGELRLAARVGEVWDKGSAAVFEVIVECAEFTATWALFAPGFGGFGGERGPSRAAADAAGEPRRSLLRTFPAQAALYRLTGDKHHIHIDPAASARIGQPKPILQGLCTLAAATLEVARLRDAHPADLVRLEGRFSGAVVPGDVLDVRLWDDGRFQLDHDGRAVLTDARADFA; encoded by the coding sequence ATGAGCGCCGCTGAGTGGGCGGGGCGGGAGCTGGGCACCCGCACCGTGGGCTACGACGCGGACGACGCGATCCTCTACGCGCTCGCCGTCGGCGCCTCCGCGGACGACCTCGACCTGGTATTCGAGGACCGGCTGCGGGTTCTCCCCACGTTCGGACTGACCCTGGCGCAGTGGGCGCCCGACGTGCTGGCGGATGCCGGGGCATTCGACGATCGTGCCCTGCACGGGACGCAGACGCTGGTGGTGCACCGTCCCCTTCCGGCCGCCGGCGAGCTGCGGCTGGCGGCGCGGGTCGGCGAGGTGTGGGACAAGGGCAGCGCCGCCGTCTTCGAGGTGATCGTGGAATGCGCGGAGTTCACGGCGACCTGGGCCCTGTTCGCGCCCGGGTTCGGGGGCTTCGGTGGCGAGCGCGGGCCTTCACGGGCCGCGGCCGATGCCGCCGGGGAACCGCGGCGGAGCCTGCTGCGCACGTTCCCGGCTCAGGCCGCGTTGTACCGGCTGACGGGGGACAAGCACCACATCCACATCGACCCTGCGGCATCCGCCCGCATCGGCCAGCCGAAGCCGATCCTGCAGGGACTGTGCACCCTCGCTGCCGCGACACTCGAGGTCGCTCGGCTGCGCGACGCCCACCCTGCCGACCTGGTGCGGCTCGAGGGACGGTTCAGCGGAGCGGTCGTTCCCGGGGACGTGCTCGACGTGCGCCTGTGGGACGACGGCCGGTTCCAGCTGGACCACGACGGTCGCGCGGTGCTGACCGACGCGCGGGCGGACTTCGCGTGA
- a CDS encoding NAD-dependent epimerase/dehydratase family protein gives MTGRILVVGATGMIGSRIAADLAAAGAHVTAQSRRPASETDPPAVVGMPRLVADYSSPSLSPRDLEGFDAIVFAAGNDIRHVRAEDEDPEFWDRVQSVGVPRFAALAKEAGVGRFVQIGSYYHHLHPEWAHRLPYVAARRNADDRSRALSDAGFAAITLNPPSIVGVSDARALRRFARLVSWVRGEIEEPELWAPTGGTNYMSVRSLSQAVLGALAAGESGRAYLVGDRNFTYREYFQLLADVAGSTRVVEERDEDHPYQPDRFIVQGRGAVIRYEPDEAEVRLLGYARDDVERELSEIVAAVDRSR, from the coding sequence GTGACCGGCCGCATCCTCGTCGTGGGCGCGACCGGCATGATCGGCAGCCGTATCGCCGCCGACCTGGCCGCCGCCGGCGCGCACGTGACGGCGCAGTCCCGCCGCCCCGCGAGCGAGACCGACCCGCCTGCGGTGGTGGGGATGCCGCGGCTGGTGGCGGACTACAGCTCTCCGAGCCTGTCGCCTCGCGACCTCGAGGGGTTCGACGCGATCGTCTTCGCCGCAGGGAACGACATTCGCCACGTGCGGGCCGAGGACGAGGACCCGGAGTTCTGGGACAGGGTGCAGAGCGTCGGCGTGCCGCGCTTCGCGGCCCTGGCCAAGGAGGCAGGCGTGGGCCGGTTCGTGCAGATCGGAAGCTATTACCATCACCTGCATCCGGAGTGGGCGCATCGTCTGCCCTACGTCGCGGCACGTAGGAACGCCGACGACCGCAGCCGCGCGCTGAGCGATGCCGGATTCGCGGCCATCACGCTGAACCCGCCATCCATCGTGGGTGTCTCCGATGCCCGGGCGCTGCGCCGATTCGCTCGCCTGGTCTCCTGGGTCCGCGGCGAGATCGAGGAGCCGGAACTGTGGGCGCCCACCGGCGGCACGAACTACATGTCGGTGCGGTCGCTGTCGCAGGCTGTGCTGGGCGCGCTGGCCGCGGGAGAGTCGGGGCGCGCGTACCTCGTAGGCGACCGGAACTTCACCTACCGCGAGTACTTCCAGCTGCTGGCGGACGTCGCAGGCAGCACGCGGGTCGTCGAGGAGCGCGACGAGGACCATCCGTACCAGCCGGATCGGTTCATCGTCCAGGGGCGAGGGGCAGTGATCCGCTATGAGCCGGACGAGGCGGAGGTGCGGCTGCTGGGCTACGCACGCGACGATGTCGAGCGCGAGCTGAGCGAGATCGTCGCGGCCGTGGACCGGAGCCGCTGA
- the coaE gene encoding dephospho-CoA kinase (Dephospho-CoA kinase (CoaE) performs the final step in coenzyme A biosynthesis.) produces the protein MHIPHPRADDAAVLVGLTGGIAAGKSTIARALAERGARIIDADAIARWIVDPDLPEGRTLLEDIAALLGRTSLTAEGALDRDRVASIVFGDDDLRRRYNAIVHPALRREIGRTIDRERRRGPGVVVHEYPLLTRHSPPVPWTYDVIVTVEADADLRIRRLQDSRGLSAADARRRVAAQGDEADRVAIADIVIRTDSGSGDTPGTSDTVAELWRLLTNG, from the coding sequence ATGCACATCCCCCACCCACGCGCGGATGACGCGGCGGTGCTCGTCGGGCTCACCGGTGGGATCGCGGCCGGAAAGAGCACCATCGCGCGCGCCCTCGCAGAGCGTGGCGCGCGGATCATCGACGCAGACGCGATCGCGCGCTGGATCGTCGATCCCGACCTTCCGGAGGGACGCACGCTGCTGGAGGACATCGCCGCGCTGCTCGGCCGGACATCCCTCACCGCTGAGGGCGCCCTGGACCGGGACCGGGTGGCGTCGATCGTCTTCGGAGACGACGATCTCCGGCGCAGGTACAACGCGATCGTGCACCCGGCACTTCGCCGGGAGATAGGCCGGACCATCGATCGCGAGCGCCGCCGGGGCCCCGGCGTCGTCGTTCACGAATACCCGTTGCTGACGCGCCACAGCCCGCCCGTGCCTTGGACCTACGACGTGATCGTCACCGTCGAAGCCGACGCGGACCTGCGCATCCGCCGACTGCAAGACAGTCGCGGACTGTCCGCCGCCGACGCGCGTCGCAGAGTCGCCGCGCAGGGGGACGAGGCGGACCGCGTCGCGATCGCCGACATCGTCATCCGCACCGACAGCGGCAGCGGCGACACCCCCGGCACCAGCGACACCGTGGCGGAGCTCTGGCGTCTTCTGACGAACGGGTAG
- a CDS encoding electron transfer flavoprotein subunit beta/FixA family protein, translating into MKIVVLVKEVPDTYGDRKLSLETGLADRDASERVLDEIGERSLEVALSYADKNPGTEVVVLSMAPEASAATIRKGLAMGAASAVQVVDEALAGADLGLTAEVLAAAVKRTGFDLVITGNQSTDGSGGVIGAMIAEHLNVPHATALGSVEISEGSVSGTRITDAGSARVTAQLPAVISVTEALPDARFPNFKGIMAAKKKPFETISLADLDVDAGVDTVARSIMTAVSEKPPRSAGVKITDEGDAGEKLAAFLIENRLA; encoded by the coding sequence ATGAAGATTGTCGTGCTGGTCAAAGAGGTGCCAGACACCTACGGTGACCGCAAGCTGAGTCTCGAAACGGGCTTGGCGGACCGTGACGCGAGTGAGCGGGTGCTGGACGAGATCGGCGAGCGTTCGCTCGAGGTCGCGCTGAGCTACGCCGACAAGAACCCGGGTACCGAGGTGGTCGTGCTGTCGATGGCGCCGGAGGCGTCTGCGGCCACGATCCGCAAGGGACTCGCGATGGGTGCGGCATCCGCCGTGCAGGTCGTCGACGAGGCCCTCGCCGGTGCCGACCTGGGTCTGACCGCCGAAGTGCTGGCAGCTGCGGTGAAGCGCACCGGGTTCGACCTGGTCATCACGGGCAACCAGTCCACCGACGGCTCCGGCGGTGTCATCGGCGCGATGATCGCCGAGCACCTGAACGTGCCGCACGCCACAGCGCTGGGCTCGGTCGAGATCTCCGAGGGATCCGTCTCCGGCACCCGCATCACCGATGCCGGCAGTGCACGCGTGACGGCGCAGCTTCCCGCCGTCATCTCCGTGACGGAGGCGCTGCCTGACGCGCGGTTCCCGAACTTCAAGGGCATCATGGCGGCGAAGAAGAAGCCGTTCGAGACGATTTCCCTCGCCGACCTCGACGTGGATGCCGGTGTCGACACCGTCGCCCGCTCGATCATGACCGCGGTCAGCGAGAAACCGCCGCGTTCGGCGGGTGTGAAGATCACCGACGAGGGCGATGCGGGCGAGAAGCTCGCCGCGTTCCTCATCGAGAACCGGCTGGCGTGA
- a CDS encoding electron transfer flavoprotein subunit alpha/FixB family protein, producing MSDFAADSILVHLDVLPSGELAKSAAGLLGAAASVGTPVALIVAGAERHDELAAAAGALGAQAVLVADLGGADTALTVPLVDALTAAADLVQPDAVLISNSIEGRDIAGRFAARTRRALSVDAVGVSRDDEGVLAQHSVYGGAYNVTSAPTFGAYVVTVRQGAVDARAEAVGSPAVTALEVTASGAPAATIESFEEAAVTSTRPELRGAGKVVSGGRGLGSQEKFALVEQLADVLGAAIGASRAAVDAGYVPYSYQVGQTGVSVSPQLYVALGISGAIQHKAGMQTAKTIVAINKDGDAPIFEIADFGVVGDLFQVVPQLIAALEANKAK from the coding sequence ATGAGTGACTTCGCTGCAGATTCGATCCTCGTCCACCTCGACGTGCTGCCGAGCGGTGAGCTCGCCAAGTCGGCGGCCGGCCTGCTCGGAGCGGCCGCGTCGGTGGGGACCCCCGTCGCACTGATCGTCGCGGGCGCCGAGCGCCACGACGAGCTCGCCGCTGCCGCCGGCGCCCTGGGCGCGCAGGCGGTGCTCGTGGCCGACCTCGGCGGCGCCGACACCGCGCTGACCGTGCCGCTCGTCGACGCCCTCACCGCGGCCGCCGACCTCGTGCAGCCCGATGCGGTGCTCATCTCCAACTCCATCGAGGGTCGCGATATCGCGGGTCGCTTCGCCGCCCGCACGCGGCGTGCGCTGTCGGTCGACGCGGTGGGCGTCTCCCGCGACGACGAGGGCGTGCTGGCTCAGCACTCCGTCTACGGCGGCGCGTACAACGTCACGTCGGCGCCGACATTCGGTGCGTACGTCGTCACGGTTCGCCAGGGCGCCGTCGACGCCCGCGCCGAGGCTGTGGGCTCACCCGCCGTCACGGCTCTCGAGGTCACGGCATCCGGAGCCCCCGCCGCGACGATCGAGTCCTTCGAGGAAGCGGCTGTGACGTCGACCCGTCCCGAACTGCGCGGCGCCGGCAAGGTCGTCTCCGGCGGCCGCGGTCTCGGCTCGCAGGAGAAGTTCGCTCTCGTCGAGCAGCTCGCCGACGTGCTCGGCGCTGCCATCGGCGCGTCGCGTGCCGCGGTGGATGCCGGCTACGTGCCGTACTCCTACCAGGTCGGTCAGACCGGAGTCTCCGTGTCGCCGCAGTTGTATGTCGCTCTGGGCATCTCCGGCGCGATCCAGCACAAGGCGGGCATGCAGACGGCGAAGACGATCGTCGCGATCAACAAGGACGGCGACGCCCCGATCTTCGAGATCGCCGACTTCGGCGTGGTGGGCGACCTGTTCCAGGTCGTGCCGCAGCTGATCGCGGCGCTCGAGGCGAACAAGGCCAAGTAG
- a CDS encoding cytochrome b/b6 domain-containing protein has protein sequence MATHSLRRGLPRVPGGEPWPPAGAAPAGAAPAPATRAPAPAGAAPVSQTVGADAADRAEATLEQPRTATATATAGPAATAAAQAAAATGDGDAVALRRGLPRVVGGEPWPPAGFAHPRATGAAAAAEPATPAETALNEPAPAEPTPVEPAVAPAAATPAAPAAPSAPAAAPAAPSAPAAAPAAASAAAPVATATPAAAASTAVAAGPRPPLTVPRTVWPGVAATVRPAPKPEPRRIGPFTRGQWAGVVIVGGGGLLVAAALAVFFVRWFLSLDFMQDFLVTYPGEYHLPDTAPVGFPAWLGWQHFFNAFLMVLIIRTGLQVRTEKRPTVFWTPRGDKKGKTSLTIWLHQALDVLWLANGVIFVVLLFVSGQWMRIVPTSWEVFPNALSAVLQYISLDWPTENGWVNYNSIQQLAYFATVFIAAPLAALTGWRMGALWPKNATALNKAYPVEWARTLHFPVMIYFVAFIAVHVALVMSTGALRNLNHMYAAQGSVDPNAYADNWTGFWLFIASIVVTAGAWIAARPLVVAPVARLFGTVSGR, from the coding sequence ATGGCCACGCATTCGCTGCGCCGTGGACTCCCGCGCGTACCGGGGGGTGAGCCCTGGCCGCCCGCCGGCGCCGCACCCGCCGGCGCCGCACCCGCGCCCGCGACCCGCGCGCCCGCGCCCGCCGGCGCGGCTCCGGTGTCGCAAACGGTGGGTGCGGATGCCGCGGACCGTGCGGAAGCGACACTCGAGCAGCCCCGCACCGCGACCGCGACCGCGACCGCGGGCCCAGCGGCCACCGCAGCCGCGCAGGCCGCTGCCGCCACCGGAGACGGCGACGCCGTCGCGCTGCGTCGCGGGCTGCCGCGCGTCGTCGGGGGCGAGCCCTGGCCGCCCGCCGGATTCGCGCACCCCCGAGCGACCGGCGCCGCCGCGGCCGCCGAGCCGGCGACCCCGGCCGAAACCGCCCTGAACGAGCCGGCCCCGGCCGAGCCCACCCCGGTCGAACCCGCCGTCGCGCCGGCAGCGGCCACCCCCGCAGCCCCGGCCGCGCCCAGCGCACCGGCCGCAGCCCCGGCCGCGCCCAGCGCACCGGCCGCAGCCCCGGCCGCGGCATCCGCCGCCGCCCCGGTGGCCACGGCCACCCCCGCCGCCGCGGCATCCACCGCCGTCGCGGCCGGGCCGCGCCCGCCGCTCACCGTGCCCCGCACGGTGTGGCCCGGCGTCGCGGCCACCGTCCGCCCGGCGCCGAAGCCCGAGCCGCGCCGCATCGGCCCGTTCACCCGCGGCCAGTGGGCGGGTGTCGTGATCGTCGGCGGTGGCGGGCTGCTCGTCGCCGCCGCGCTGGCGGTGTTCTTCGTGCGGTGGTTCCTGAGCCTGGACTTCATGCAGGACTTCCTCGTCACCTACCCCGGCGAGTACCACCTGCCCGACACCGCGCCCGTCGGCTTCCCGGCATGGCTCGGCTGGCAGCACTTCTTCAACGCCTTCCTGATGGTGCTGATCATCCGCACCGGCCTGCAGGTGCGCACCGAGAAGCGCCCGACGGTGTTCTGGACCCCGCGCGGCGACAAGAAGGGCAAGACCAGCCTCACCATCTGGCTGCACCAGGCCCTCGACGTGCTGTGGCTGGCCAACGGTGTGATCTTCGTGGTGCTGCTGTTCGTTTCCGGTCAGTGGATGCGCATCGTCCCCACCAGCTGGGAAGTCTTCCCCAACGCGCTGTCGGCGGTGCTGCAGTACATATCGCTGGACTGGCCCACCGAGAACGGCTGGGTCAACTACAACTCGATCCAGCAGCTGGCCTACTTCGCGACGGTGTTCATCGCGGCCCCGCTCGCCGCCCTCACCGGGTGGCGCATGGGCGCGCTCTGGCCGAAGAACGCCACGGCGCTGAACAAGGCCTACCCGGTCGAGTGGGCGCGCACGCTGCACTTCCCGGTGATGATCTACTTCGTCGCGTTCATCGCCGTGCACGTCGCGCTGGTGATGTCCACGGGCGCGCTGCGCAACCTCAACCACATGTATGCCGCGCAGGGCTCGGTCGACCCGAACGCCTACGCCGACAACTGGACGGGCTTCTGGCTGTTCATCGCGTCGATCGTCGTCACAGCGGGGGCGTGGATCGCCGCGCGGCCCCTCGTGGTCGCGCCGGTCGCGCGCCTGTTCGGCACGGTCAGCGGACGATAG
- a CDS encoding MBL fold metallo-hydrolase, with protein sequence MTERWTRNVTRILAPNAGPMTLDGTNTLVVAAPQSRTVVVVDPGPDDAGHLGAVTAAGEVALILLTHHHIDHVEAAPRLARLTGAPVRALDPALCIDAPPLSDGERIEAAGVVIDVVATPGHTADSVSFHLPGDAAPAADAAANADAASPTGVMLTGDTILGRGTTIIAAPDGSLRAYLASLDRLRGFGPIPVLPAHGPMLDDLVAVCDAYAEHRRGRLAEVRHVLSRLGRELATNADLVAAVADAVYADVDPAVRFAAEASVRAQLAYLADAR encoded by the coding sequence GTGACCGAGCGCTGGACCAGGAACGTCACCCGGATCCTCGCTCCCAACGCGGGACCGATGACGCTCGACGGCACCAACACGCTCGTGGTCGCTGCACCGCAGAGTCGCACGGTCGTCGTGGTGGATCCCGGCCCCGATGACGCCGGCCACCTCGGCGCCGTGACGGCGGCGGGCGAGGTCGCGCTGATCCTCCTCACGCACCACCACATCGACCACGTCGAGGCGGCCCCGCGCCTCGCCCGGCTCACCGGTGCGCCCGTGCGGGCGCTCGACCCGGCGCTGTGCATCGACGCGCCGCCGCTCAGCGACGGCGAGCGCATCGAGGCGGCGGGCGTGGTCATCGACGTCGTGGCCACGCCGGGGCACACCGCCGATTCCGTCTCGTTCCATCTGCCCGGCGATGCGGCGCCGGCAGCGGATGCCGCTGCGAACGCGGACGCGGCATCCCCCACCGGCGTCATGCTCACCGGTGACACCATCCTGGGGCGGGGGACGACGATCATCGCCGCACCCGACGGCTCGCTGCGCGCCTACCTGGCCAGCCTCGACAGGCTGCGCGGCTTCGGCCCGATACCGGTGCTGCCCGCGCACGGCCCTATGCTCGACGACCTCGTGGCCGTGTGTGACGCGTACGCGGAGCACCGCCGTGGCCGCCTGGCCGAGGTGAGGCACGTCCTCTCGCGCCTCGGGCGCGAGCTGGCGACGAATGCCGACCTCGTCGCGGCCGTCGCCGACGCCGTGTACGCCGACGTCGACCCTGCGGTGCGGTTCGCCGCCGAAGCCTCCGTGCGCGCGCAGCTCGCGTACCTCGCCGACGCCCGCTGA